One part of the Anopheles merus strain MAF chromosome 3L, AmerM5.1, whole genome shotgun sequence genome encodes these proteins:
- the LOC121599773 gene encoding uncharacterized protein DDB_G0271670, with the protein MGNGMNKVMPGLYIGNYRDSKDYQQLDRYGITHIVSIHDSPRRFHPDKHYLCVIAADKPDQNLSQYFSVCNDFIHSARLKQGNVLIHCLAGMSRSVTVAVAYIMCVTPLSWKEALKVVRAGRSIANPNLGFQNQLQDFETNKLIEERRRLKERFPSLALELTDKEQCYLALDYYEELLESKGVCEGHCKFGKDCPTGICRTDSRGGIRPSRKPSLSSKKQFNTSLSTSPSTSSQLSVRSAGNPASGGGGGGGAQSCPTSPRCSKALSQRQGSGGAATRHPDNPRAAGEYAAEIDLGEISELRRSSSIVSTFRPRSSPAGLYSYTGSAPPSVHGSRVDLSVSGGTGSAIYLGASGSSGATGGSGATSGSAGNSPGPGRRLSMRSTPKSTPRSTPESSPKASPKKSASSRSLASSTTTASPKKSVSGSGRTATVTPVTTPTPPSSNSAPPRKEPADKPTGKLTSKTTVPGSGANASAATTTTTTTSSSSSVPSRACTAATRTPSIVIDITTTTATITTGVTSSGKDAAYGRSDEKRDTTSKDKTKPGASTTSKTVIANNNANSRAMRKE; encoded by the exons GACAAACACTACCTGTGTGTGATTGCTGCGGACAAACCGGACCAAAACCTGTCCCAGTACTTTTCGGTCTGCAATGATTTCATCCACTCCGCCCGGCTAAAGCAGGGCAACGTGCTGATCCACTGTTTGGCCGGCATGTCCCGCTCGGTCACGGTGGCAGTCGCCTACATCATGTGCGTCACGCCGCTCAGCTGGAAGGAAGCGCTCAAG GTAGTACGTGCCGGTCGCTCGATTGCGAATCCGAATCTGGGGTTCCAGAATCAGCTACAAGACTTCGAGACCAATAAATTGATAGAG GAGCGGAGACGGCTGAAGGAGCGCTTCCCAAGCTTGGCGCTCGAGTTGACGGACAAGGAGCAGTGCTACCTGGCGCTGGACTACTACGAGGAGCTGCTGGAAAGCAAGGGCGTTTGCGAGGGTCACTGCAAGTTTGGCAAGGACTGTCCAACGG GAATCTGCCGGACGGACTCCCGCGGTGGTATAAGACCTTCCCGTAAGCCGAGCCTTTCGTCGAAAAAGCAATTCAACACTTCGCTCTCAACGTCGCCCTCGACCTCGTCCCAGCTGTCGGTGCGCAGTGCGGGCAATCCGGCCagcggtggaggtggtggtggtggagcccAGTCCTGTCCGACGTCGCCCCGCTGCTCGAAAGCGCTGAGTCAGCGGCAGGGCAGCGGCGGGGCTGCTACCCGGCATCCGGACAACCCGCGGGCAGCCGGTGAGTATGCGGCCGAAATCGATCTGGGAGAAATTTCGGAACTGCggcgaagcagcagcatcgtcaGTACCTTTCGTCCTCGGAGTAGCCCGGCCGGGCTGTACTCTTATACGG GTTCAGCGCCCCCCTCCGTACATGGGTCGCGGGTCGACTTGAGCGTTAGCGGCGGTACCGGGTCGGCCATCTATCTTGGTGCTAGTGGCTCCAGCGGTGCAACGGGCGGGTCTGGAGCAACCAGTGGATCTGCCGGCAACTCGCCCGGACCGGGACGGCGGCTCAGTATGCGCTCCACGCCCAAATCTACGCCCCGCTCCACGCCAGAGTCCTCCCCGAAGGCATCCCCGAAGAAGAGTGCCTCTTCAAGGTCCCTCGCaagctccaccaccaccgcatcGCCCAAGAAAAGCGTTTCCGGCAGTGGACGCACAGCGACGGTGACACCGGTCACCACTCCGACACCCCCGAGCAGTAACTCGGCCCCCCCGAGAAAAGAGCCTGCCGACAAGCCGACGGGCAAACTAACCTCAAAAACCACCGTCCCGGGAAGTGGCGCTAATGCGAGTgccgctaccaccaccaccaccactaccagcagcagcagcagtgtaccGAGCAGGGCGTGTACTGCAGCCACGCGTACTCCTTCAATTGTGATAGACATAACCACAACTACGGCTACAATTACGACGGGCGTGACGTCCTCCGGCAAGGATGCCGCCTACGGCCGATCGGACGAAAAGCGGGACACCACGTCCAAGGACAAGACTAAACCCGGTGCAAGCACCACCAGCAAAACAGTGATTGCGAACAATAATGCCAACAGTAGAGCGATGAGGAAGGAATAG